The Bacillus sp. F19 DNA segment GCTGTATCGTGTATTTGTCCAAAGGTGTTAACACTAAAATTAAAAAGACAACCATTCCGTAACTTTCAAACTGCGTCATTTTTGCCCGGACTCCAGATGGCGCAAGATCTTCAATAATCCGGTATCCATCAAGCGGCGGAAACGGAAAAAGGTTAAAAATGAACAGCGTAATATTCAGGAAGATTAAAATATTGAAAAACTGATGCACGCCTTCCGCCATCCCGGATGATAAGGAAGATAAAGCACCTGTACTTAAAAGTATATACCAAACAGCAAGCCCAATAAAAGCGATGACCAAATTGCTTAATGGGCCTGCTGCTGATACAAGCACACCCGCAAGGCGCGGATTTTTAAAATAAAACCGGTTCACAGGCACCGGCTTCGCCCAGCCAAAACCGGCAATGAAGATCAGCAGTGTACCAATCGGATCAAGATGGGCAAGCGGCGACAGCGTCAGTCTCCCCTGATTCTTCGCAGTCGGATCTCCAAATTTATATGCTACATATGCATGTGCAAATTCATGAACCGTAAACGCAATCGCCAAAACAATCACCACGTACGGAATAAGCTCTAAATCAAACGCCAAAAACTCCACAAATCATTCTCCTTTGCAAGCGGCTTCGCTAAACATTCTATTCTCTATCAAGTATACTATAGAAGAATCCAACTACGATAGAAAAAGGAGAGATCAATATGCCATACGTAACAGTCAAAATGCTTGAAGGCCGCACAGAGGAACAAAAAAAGGCTCTAGTTGAAAAAGTAACGGCTGCTGTATCTGAAACAACAGGTGCTCCTGCAGAAAAGATTGCGGTTTTCATTGAAGAAATGAGCAAAAATCATTATGCGGTGAACGGCAAGCGTTTGAGTGACGAGGATTAAGTACATATGAGGAAAACCGGCCGCTTTGGAGTGAGGGTCGGTTTTTTATTTCTAAAGAGCAGAGAAATTTCGTTTTAAGATTTCGGATTTGCTCCAGCAAATAAACTTTGTTTTCAGCTAAAAAGGGGCATATATAGGTACAAAACTTCAGTAATGGCGAAATACACAAATATGAATTCATCTACTTGGCTTAATGATTCCGGATTTCAGCTAAATAATAAAAGATTTACGCTATAAATCATGGGAATTAAGCTAATAAAATGTCATTTTAGGCTATAAATAAGGTACAGGACTATTCAAATCTGCTCAATTCCAAGTCATTATCATAACTGCTGCATCTTCTTCTTGCGCTTGCGCTGCCCCTCCCTGAGAATAAAAATCCCGCAGCCAAATAGGACCGCGGGAACTCTTTATTGAACAACCTTCGTGCGAATCGACTCTATGTACGCATACGCCTGTTCAATTTCTTCTTCTGTGTATTTCTGCTTGCTCTTCAGGGTAAATACCTTCTCTTTCACTTCTTCTTTTTCAAGAGTGTCAAAGAAAAGGACCGTAGATACGAGCTCCAGGAATCTTGCTGACTGGCTGTTTAAGTCTTCCATACAATCTTTAAGAGGAGGCATCTCAAGGTCATAATGAGTTAAAAATTCCTCGCCTGCTTCTGTCAGGGAGTAGCGGTATTGAAAATAGCCGCCTTTTTTCTCATGCATTTCGTTCAGAAAGCCCAAATTGCACAGCTCTTCAATTCTGAGCGTAAGCTCCTCCGAATAAGGTCCGTAAAAATGAAAGTCATACTTTTCATAAAAAGGAAGATTGATTTTTTTTGCGATATAGATCATTTTCTGCAGCTTTTTCCGTCCGGTGATTTCCCCTGATGAAGAGAACACCTTCATCAGTTTTGCGTGTTCGTTAAGCAAACCCCAACACTCCTAACCTTGTATTTTCACACTATCTCTCTTTTTTTATAAGTTTAACAATTCCAAAATCCGTTTTTTTGCCGTTCGTTTTACTGACATATCTTGAATGAGATCTAATGGAAAATACAGCTTATGGTCTGTTCTGCGTTTTCCGGATATCGCATCTACTATTTCAGACTGACGGGAAAGCTCGCGCAGGTCCCCATTCGGCAGCTGCAAATGAATCGGCAGCCTCTCCTCTTCCTCTCCCGGACGATAGAAGTCATACGGAAGATCTGAAGATGAATCAACAACCAAATAATAGTCAGGATCAATGCCAGCTTTTTTAAAGAGAGCCGTAAGCTCCATCAGCTTTTTCATTTCCATTGTGGCTGCCGGATTAAACTCGGCATATTGAAACAGGTTCCGGTTCATAAATCTTGTGCAAAGATCTCTCAAT contains these protein-coding regions:
- a CDS encoding site-2 protease family protein, whose product is MEFLAFDLELIPYVVIVLAIAFTVHEFAHAYVAYKFGDPTAKNQGRLTLSPLAHLDPIGTLLIFIAGFGWAKPVPVNRFYFKNPRLAGVLVSAAGPLSNLVIAFIGLAVWYILLSTGALSSLSSGMAEGVHQFFNILIFLNITLFIFNLFPFPPLDGYRIIEDLAPSGVRAKMTQFESYGMVVFLILVLTPLDKYTIQPVFSYGTDIVMTVFELILNPFF
- a CDS encoding 4-oxalocrotonate tautomerase, with translation MPYVTVKMLEGRTEEQKKALVEKVTAAVSETTGAPAEKIAVFIEEMSKNHYAVNGKRLSDED
- a CDS encoding YwgA family protein, yielding MLNEHAKLMKVFSSSGEITGRKKLQKMIYIAKKINLPFYEKYDFHFYGPYSEELTLRIEELCNLGFLNEMHEKKGGYFQYRYSLTEAGEEFLTHYDLEMPPLKDCMEDLNSQSARFLELVSTVLFFDTLEKEEVKEKVFTLKSKQKYTEEEIEQAYAYIESIRTKVVQ